From Desulfosalsimonas propionicica:
TGTGCCACGTATAGCAAATAATATCAGTATGGAAGAATTGATTGAATCTGCAGAACGGGTCGAAAAAGGCGAGCCCCTTACACCGGAGTTGGATCAGGCGTTGTTCCATGGCAGCTCTATTGGTGGCGCTCGTCCTAAAGCCGTAATTCAAGACCAGGGCAAAAAATACGTGGCCAAGTTTTCATCCAGCTCCGATCTGTATAGCGTCGTTAAAGCTGAATTCATCGCCATGCGCTTGGCTGAATTGGCCGGGTTGAATGCTGCGCCAGTAAAACAGGCCAAAGCAGCTAACAAAGACATACTGTTGATCGAGCGCTTTGACCGCGTGCCAAAAGGTGACAAGTGGGCACGAAGGGCCATGGTCTCAGCTCTAACTCTATTTCGCTTAGATGACATGATGGCGCGGTACGCCAGCTATGAAACGTTATCTGAGATTATCCGCCACTGTTTTACCGATCCGAAGCATACGCTGCAGGAGCTGTTCTCTCGGCTCGTCTTCAATATTCTGTGTGGCAATACCGACGATCATGCGCGGAATCATGCTGCGTTTTGGGACGGTAAAGTATTGACCCTGACACCTGCGTATGACATTTGTCCGCAAGGCCGCACAGGAAATGAGGCTTCACAGGCCATGCTCATATCTGGCGACAACAATCTGAGCCGACTCAAAACGTGCCTTGAGACCGCTCACAACTTCCTTCTTTCTGAAGAAGAAGCCCGCGAAATATTCGGTAACCTGACTGCTACAATCGAACAGCATTGGGACGCCGTCTGTGAAGAAGCTGAGCTAAATGAAGTAGATAAGAAGCTTCTTTGGAGACGGCAGTTTCTGAATCCCTTTTCAGTTAAGCAATAGGTATTACTTTTGAAAAGCAACGGGGTCTTGATTCTTGACAGAACTGAGTTACATACGAAGTAGCGGTTTTGCCGAACCAATAAATGCACAGGACGCAAAATAACATGCGCCTGTGATTTTCGCGTTATGAGAAGATTTTGTCCTCCGGCAAAACCGACTATTTATGAAAACAAAATGGATGCCGAAAATCCTAAAAATAAGAGATTTAAATTTCAACACCAAGGAGGTAATTAGATGGGACATTCGAGCTTGGCAGAAGAGTATAACCATATAAGCGATAATTTTTGGAAGTTAATCGAATGGCAGAAAGACCAGGGGGAGCTGTACGATTCTCATTATCAGAAGACTTATCAAGACGGAATCTTTGATACCAAGACCAAAAGATTGATGGCAATGTGCGGGGCTATTGTTATGGGTTGCAGAGGGTGTATCCTTGGGCAGACCATAAAAGCAATAGATGAAGGTGCTACAGCTGACGAGATTATGGAGGCTTGCTCGGTTATGCTTTCTTTGGGCGGGACCATGGCTGGATCAAAGATTTCCATTGTAATTGAAATATTAAAAGAAAAGGGATTGATCGAGGGCAATCAAGAATAATTTTGAAATGTTGCTCCGAATGTACATCAATTCTCATAACAAGGCAAATT
This genomic window contains:
- a CDS encoding type II toxin-antitoxin system HipA family toxin, encoding MTSKTEKEAFVWIWLPGETEPVVAGRLEADNGNILFNYGKSYLDRIGDSKPAISIYEPELPLKAGVLPLPEGLTIPGCIRDAAPDAWGRRVIINKKFGLKGADTDTAELNELTYLLESGSDRIGALDFQLSPTEYVPRIANNISMEELIESAERVEKGEPLTPELDQALFHGSSIGGARPKAVIQDQGKKYVAKFSSSSDLYSVVKAEFIAMRLAELAGLNAAPVKQAKAANKDILLIERFDRVPKGDKWARRAMVSALTLFRLDDMMARYASYETLSEIIRHCFTDPKHTLQELFSRLVFNILCGNTDDHARNHAAFWDGKVLTLTPAYDICPQGRTGNEASQAMLISGDNNLSRLKTCLETAHNFLLSEEEAREIFGNLTATIEQHWDAVCEEAELNEVDKKLLWRRQFLNPFSVKQ
- a CDS encoding carboxymuconolactone decarboxylase family protein; translation: MGHSSLAEEYNHISDNFWKLIEWQKDQGELYDSHYQKTYQDGIFDTKTKRLMAMCGAIVMGCRGCILGQTIKAIDEGATADEIMEACSVMLSLGGTMAGSKISIVIEILKEKGLIEGNQE